The following are encoded in a window of Impatiens glandulifera chromosome 5, dImpGla2.1, whole genome shotgun sequence genomic DNA:
- the LOC124940702 gene encoding transcription factor MUTE-like translates to MSHIAVERNRRRQMNEHLKVLRSLTPCFYIKRGDQASIIAGVVEFIKELHLVLQSLESKKQRKSISPKPKPKPNSNPSPRLSLVPQLAPAPRDIINPIILFGLVHESNNIGNNVKEFVASCNSPVADVEAKISGSNVILRTFSRRNPGQVVKIISVLEKFSFEILNLNISSMEDTVLYSFVAKIRLDCRLSVEELAFEVQQSFSSDILQLN, encoded by the exons ATGTCTCACATAGCAGTAGAGAGAAATAGGAGAAGGCAGATGAATGAACATCTCAAGGTCCTTCGATCCCTCACTCCTTGCTTCTACATCAAGAGG GGAGATCAAGCATCAATAATTGCGGGGGTGGTGGAGTTCATAAAAGAGTTGCATCTAGTGCTTCAATCTTTGGAGTCCAAGAAACAAAGGAAGAGCATCAgtcctaaacctaaacctaaacctaactCTAACCCTAGTCCGAGGTTATCCCTAGTTCCTCAACTCGCACCAGCTCCTCGTGATATCATTAATCCAATCATTTTGTTTGGATTAGTTCACGAGAGTAATAATATTGGTAACAACGTGAAAGAGTTTGTTGCGTCTTGCAACTCACCCGTGGCTGATGTTGAGGCTAAAATCTCAGGCTCTAATGTTATTTTGAGAACATTTTCAAGGCGAAATCCTGGTCAGGTGGTTAAGATTATCAGTGTTCTGGAAAAGTTTTCTTTTGAGATACTTAACTTGAACATTAGTAGCATGGAGGACACGGTTCTTTACTCCTTTGTTGCCAAG ATAAGGCTGGACTGCCGACTAAGCGTAGAAGAACTAGCTTTTGAAGTTCAGCAAAGCTTTTCATCCGATATTTTGcagcttaattaa